In Toxoplasma gondii ME49 chromosome VIII, whole genome shotgun sequence, a single genomic region encodes these proteins:
- a CDS encoding hypothetical protein (encoded by transcript TGME49_270050): protein MKGAATEPSGGEAQAIASVPSTVDTPSEMVPHRPRRSAAAAADAAISRFFAPASREPGWEHVGESRRARVRPAQASSRGVGGRNPHTPGSNSATRTQPESRRERRKRQRSEKRMQTCLETSGAEAVLASKSGEPFGGAETEASCLYGGASDANSIPRPSVQEVSAATPVNSIQQALHPVQITDRRLATEGRGEPSTTSRPSSQPGEPGKPRGQVDEIAGALKGIAAALRGLETPEAAAGNAATKPVGSWGFFCMGWGQPPPGFSIPALQQPGFVGVTSPYPPEDGSAGVWGNPSSVVLPAERVPAPARGSVTVLPSSVRAPMRVSFVPSAVPASSVSAAAIPGSTLQGATVPLSWVASGPGTPVPAPVSTAVPASAACAPTRTTEPVASAEGSYFSLGPATLLTEPHHGAAGVNACGWNAECVVAARSPLNSSSRHGKRMTCEWSDRNVSSAPKVVEDGLLRM from the coding sequence ATGAAGGGGGCGGCCACCGAACCCAGCGGCGGAGAGGCGCAAGCCATTGCGTCTGTTCCCTCCACCGTTGACACGCCTTCGGAAATGGTGCCTCACCGGCCTCGCCGCTCGGCCGCGGCCGCAGCAGATGCAGCgatttctcgcttttttgcTCCCGCTTCTCGAGAACCGGGGTGGGAACATGTTGGTGAATCTCGCAGAGCTCGTGTCCGGCCAGCTCAAGCCTCTTCGCGAGGTGTTGGTGGGAGAAACCCGCACACTCCGGGGAGCAACTCTGCTACGCGCACACAGCCAGAGTCACGACGTGAGCGGCGGAAGCGGCAGAGGtcggagaaacgcatgcagacttgTCTGGAGACCTCTGGCGCGGAGGCAGTCCTCGCCTCGAAGTCGGGAGAGCCTTTTGGAGGCGCTGAGACAGAGGCGTCGTGCCTCTACGGAGGCGCAAGCGACGCAAATTCGATTCCGCGTCCTTCAGTGCAGGAGGTGTCAGCGGCGACACCTGTTAATTCTATTCAGCAGGCGCTTCACCCAGTTCAAATCACTGACCGACGCCTCGCGACAGAAGGACGAGGCGAACCCTCCACAACGAGCAGGCCGTCGAGCCAACCAGGAGAGCCTGGAAAACCCAGAGGTCAAGTGGATGAGATCGCAGGTGCTCTGAAGGGAATTGCAGCGGCTCTTCGAGGACTCGAGACACCTGAGGCGGCGGCTGGGAACGCGGCCACTAAACCTGTCGGGTCCTGGGGTTTCTTCTGTATGGGGTGGGGGCAGCCGCCCCCGGGATTTTCCATTCCTGCGCTGCAGCAACCTGGATTCGTCGGTGTCACTTCCCCCTATCCGCCAGAGGACGGTAGCGCGGGCGTCTGGGGAAACCCCAGCTCTGTGGTCTTGCCGGCGGAACGAGTGCCGGCGCCTGCTCGCGGATCTGTAACTGTCCTGCCATCGTCTGTGCGAGCACCGATGCGAGTCTCATTTGTCCCCTCAGCGGTGCCAGCATCGTCCGTGTCAGCTGCAGCGATTCCAGGATCCACGCTGCAAGGAGCGACGGTCCCACTCTCGTGGGTCGCATCTGGTCCAGGCACCCCGGTGCCTGCGCCAGTGTCCACAGCTGTGCCGGCTTCTGCCGCATGTGCACCTACGCGAACAACAGAGCCGGTGGCTTCAGCAGAGGGATCGTACTTTTCTCTGGGTCCAGCCACTCTTCTGACCGAACCCCACCACGGCGCCGCCGGCGTCAACGCATGCGGCTGGAATGCTGAGTGCGTCGTGGCTGCGCGTTCTCCCTTGAATTCGAGCAGCAGACATGGGAAGCGAATGACGTGTGAGTGGAGCGACAGGAACGTGTCATCCGCTCCAAAGGTTGTTGAAGATGGACTTCTTAGAATGTAG